Below is a window of Campylobacter canadensis DNA.
ACTTTCAACTTATAAAGAATTACCTTATTTATCTATAACTTTATTCGTTCATAAATATACTATCAAGCAATACATATTTACAAACTTTTATGTGCATTATGAAACTTCTTTAACTTTAATAGCTAGTTCATAATAAAGTTTATTTTTAAATTGTAATGTAAATTAAATTAAGCACAAATACTTTTATAATTTAAGTTAAAGTTAAGAATGGGGGGGGGGTATAATGCTTTTTTTAATTTTTTCAAAGGAATTCTTATGTCTTATGTAGAACAGGTTTTAGGCACAGATGAGAATGTTGTTATGAAGGCAAAGGTTAGTATTTTTGCTTTTGTGGTTGAGTTGCTTGCTATTTTAGTTTTAGCTATTCTTTGTTTTAATGCAAGCTTTTTATTTATTGTTCCTATTTTATTTCTTGTTGCTCGTATATATATAACCATTACAACAACAGAACTTGCTTTAACAAATAAAAAAGTTATAGCAAAATTTGGCTTGATTAGAAGAAATACAATAGAGCTAAGATTAGAAAAAATAGAAAGTATTAGAGTTGATCAAGGAATTCTTGGCAGGATTTTTAATTACGGCACAATATTTATAAATGGTGCTGGTTCAGCTGCTCCAATTCCATTTATCGGAACACCGATTGATTTTAAAAGAAAAGTAGATGAATACATAGAAAATAAATTATCAAAATAAGCCCTATTTCTAAGGCTTATTTTTAAAACGAATATCTTAAAGTTGCGTTTATATTATAATTTGTGTTGTACTTGCCACTGAATGTTTTTTCAGTATCTAGGCTAAATTTCGTATTGTTTCCTAAGTTAAAATTAGCCCCTATACTAGCAAAGCCACGACTATCTTTAAAACCTTTTTCAACTCTTGTAATTACACCATCGCTTAAAGCAAGTTTAGTTGCACTCGTAAACTTAGCTTCGCTTTTTAAAGTAAGCTCAATTTCATTAGTATTATTCATCTACACCTCAATTAATTACATTTTTTATAAACTCTCCTTAAAAATATTTAATAAATTTTAAATGATTTTTATTTTAATTTACATTAAAAATTAAATGGAATTTAAAATAAGAGTTAGAAAAACTTTGTATTATAAAATTATTAAATGATTTAAAGGATTTTTATGAAGTTTCTTCCAGAAAATAAAACAGAACTAAAAGAGCTTTTAAGTAATAAATCTATCAATTTAGCCGATATAAACACAAGCTTAATAACTGATATGAGCTATCTTTTTTACAATACCACAAGATCTAATTTTGATGGTATTAATACTTGGGATACTAGCAAGGTTGAAAGCTTTGAAGGAATGTTTGCTAAGGCAAGTAACTTTAATGAGATAATCACTTTTAATACTTGCAATGCTAATAATCTTAGCAAGATGTTTTTTGCATGTGAAAAACTAAATCAAGCCTTAGTTTTAGATGTAAAAAACGCTAGTGATATTAGCGAAATGTTTTATGGTTGTGAAAATTTAAATAGTAAAATTAGTTTTAAAAATAGTGAAAATATACAAAATGCTTCTATGCTTTTTAAAAATTGTAAAAAGCTAAATGTTAAGATAAATTACGAATTTGCTAATCTTTTAAACGCTGATGAAATGCTTAGTTATTGTTATAAATTAAATCAAGAAATAAGACTTATTGCGCCAAAACTAAAAAGTGCAAATGCAATGTTTAGCTACTCATCAAATCTAAATAGTGATGTATTAATAAAATCAAATGATTTAATAGAAGCAAAAGAACTTTTTAGCAATTGTTATGAAATGAGAGCAAAAATCACTCTTGATATTGATTTTAGCAAGTTACTTTATACTAGCTTTATGTTTTTATCTTGCAATAATTTACGCCATGTAGATATTGCGTTTAGAGAAGATGTAGATTTTTATACAGCGTTTATAGGTTGTGATAAATTAGATAAAAAAATAATAAGAATTCATAATAGTAACAAATATTATAAAATCAAAAATTTTGAAGGTTATAAGCGTGATGATATAGACGCAAAAACTCTTTTAAAACTTCGTAATGATAGTAAAGTTAGCAAGATTTATACACATAAAATTGAGTATATTGATGGACTTATTTATCTTGCTAACACTGATGAAGAACTATTAAATATGGAGTTTAAAAATAATTGTTTTATTCCTAAAAATAAAGATGAATTAAAAAGGCTAATTTATGAATTTAATGCTAGTTTGGACATGATAGATGTTTGTAAAATTGATGATTTTAGCTATTTATTTGCAGATAAATTGAGTAATGATTTTGATTTTAAACCTTTAAAAAACTGGAATACTAGCAATGCTATTAATATGCAAGCAATGTTTTTAGGACAAAGTAATTTTAATCAAAAAATCACTTTTAATACAAAAAATGTGAAAAACTACAAGCAAATGTTTGCAGGGTGCAAAAATCTTAGCAAGGTGCCATTATTAGATACATTTAATGCAGAAAATATGCAAGAAATGTTTAATAACTGTCCTAGAATTAAAATTATTAACGAAAGTAAAGAATTTGTAATCTTACAAGGCAGTGGGGATTTAAATAAAGATAAGATAAAATATAAAATACCAAAAAATACAATAATAAAGGCAAAAAATGATTGAGTATGCAAGTAAGCAAATCCGTTTTATAAAAGAGCTTTTAAGATGTAAATATTATGGAAATATTGATAATAAAAAATTTGTTTTAGACTACGAGCAAAACGAATATGAAAATTTTCCTTTAGAATTTTGCTCAAAAAATCTAAGAGATGATTTAAAGGTAGTAAAACTAGCAGTATATTATGAGCCCTTTGCTTTAGCACTTGCAAGCGATAGATTAAAAAATGAACGCAATTTGATTTTATACGCATTAAAAAATGAAGATAATAGACATTATCCTATTTTTATGTTTGCAGACAAAAGATTAAAAG
It encodes the following:
- a CDS encoding BspA family leucine-rich repeat surface protein, producing MKFLPENKTELKELLSNKSINLADINTSLITDMSYLFYNTTRSNFDGINTWDTSKVESFEGMFAKASNFNEIITFNTCNANNLSKMFFACEKLNQALVLDVKNASDISEMFYGCENLNSKISFKNSENIQNASMLFKNCKKLNVKINYEFANLLNADEMLSYCYKLNQEIRLIAPKLKSANAMFSYSSNLNSDVLIKSNDLIEAKELFSNCYEMRAKITLDIDFSKLLYTSFMFLSCNNLRHVDIAFREDVDFYTAFIGCDKLDKKIIRIHNSNKYYKIKNFEGYKRDDIDAKTLLKLRNDSKVSKIYTHKIEYIDGLIYLANTDEELLNMEFKNNCFIPKNKDELKRLIYEFNASLDMIDVCKIDDFSYLFADKLSNDFDFKPLKNWNTSNAINMQAMFLGQSNFNQKITFNTKNVKNYKQMFAGCKNLSKVPLLDTFNAENMQEMFNNCPRIKIINESKEFVILQGSGDLNKDKIKYKIPKNTIIKAKND
- a CDS encoding autotransporter outer membrane beta-barrel domain-containing protein produces the protein MNNTNEIELTLKSEAKFTSATKLALSDGVITRVEKGFKDSRGFASIGANFNLGNNTKFSLDTEKTFSGKYNTNYNINATLRYSF
- a CDS encoding PH domain-containing protein, with translation MSYVEQVLGTDENVVMKAKVSIFAFVVELLAILVLAILCFNASFLFIVPILFLVARIYITITTTELALTNKKVIAKFGLIRRNTIELRLEKIESIRVDQGILGRIFNYGTIFINGAGSAAPIPFIGTPIDFKRKVDEYIENKLSK